The stretch of DNA GTTATCGCTGGTTCAGCTCTAAAAGCATTACAAGGTGATGCAGAATACGAAAATAAAATTATGGAATTAATGGAAGCTGTTGACTCATACATCGAAGAACCAAAACGTGAAACAGAAAAACCATTCTTAATGGCAATCGAAGACGTTTTCACAATTACAGGTCGTGGAACAGTTGCAACAGGTAGAGTTGAACGTGGTGTTTTAACTCTTAACGAGGAAGTTGAAATCGTTGGTCTAAAACCAACCAAGAAAACAGTTGTTACTGGTATCGAAATGTTCAGAAAGAACTTAAAAGAAGCTCAAGCTGGGGATAACGCTGGTTTATTACTACGTGGTATTGATAGATCAGAAATCGAACGTGGTCAAGTTTTAGCAAAACCTAAAACAATCGTTCCTCACACAGAATTTGAAGCTACAGTTTACGTTCTTAAAAAAGAAGAAGGTGGACGTCACACACCATTCTTCCAAAACTATAAACCACAATTCTACTTCCGTACAACAGACGTTACTGGTGGTATCGCATTTATCGGACAACGTGAAATGGTTATGCCAGGGGATACAGTTGAATTAAAAGTTACCTTAATCGCTCCTATCGCTGTTGAAGAAGGTACAAGATTCTCAATCCGTGAAGGTGGTAGAACCGTTGGTGCTGGAACTGTAACAAAAATTATAAAATAATTTAAAATAAAAATATGTTGCCTTAATACCGGCAGCATATTTTTTTTATTTTTCTTGATTTTCAAAAGTTTCTTCGGGTAATAATTTTTCTTCTAAGTCTTTTTTGATTTCAATTTTTCGAATATTTAAGTCTTCGGAGTTTTTATTAATTTTTTCAACAACTAATCTTGAATTCTTATAAGCAATTTTAATTTTGTCTGAAGCACTATTAACTGATTTTAAACTTTCGATGATATTATTATTTATATTTTTGTAATTATTTTGGATTTCAACAAATAATCCTCGAATTTTATCAATATCTTTTGCTACTTTGAAATTTTGGTTTTGAACAAATAAATTATAAATAAATGCCGTTGTTAAAGTTGGACCTAAAATAAATACTCTATGATCTCTTCAAATTTTAGATGTAAAATCATACTCTTGAAGAATTGAAGAATAAATAAATTCAGAAGGAACAAACATTAAAGCATATGG from Mycoplasmopsis arginini encodes:
- the tuf gene encoding elongation factor Tu — protein: MAKLDFDRSKAHVNVGTIGHVDHGKTTLTAAIATVLSKKGLSEARDYASIDNAPEEKARGITINTSHIEYQTEKRHYAHVDCPGHADYVKNMITGAAQMDGAILVVAATDGPMPQTREHILLAKQVGVPKIVVFLNKIDMFNPEEREEMIGLVEMDIRGLLNEYGFDGDNTPVIAGSALKALQGDAEYENKIMELMEAVDSYIEEPKRETEKPFLMAIEDVFTITGRGTVATGRVERGVLTLNEEVEIVGLKPTKKTVVTGIEMFRKNLKEAQAGDNAGLLLRGIDRSEIERGQVLAKPKTIVPHTEFEATVYVLKKEEGGRHTPFFQNYKPQFYFRTTDVTGGIAFIGQREMVMPGDTVELKVTLIAPIAVEEGTRFSIREGGRTVGAGTVTKIIK